A DNA window from Chryseobacterium sp. MEBOG06 contains the following coding sequences:
- a CDS encoding T9SS type A sorting domain-containing protein: MKKLTLSAAMTITGLMFGQITLDKNFVSENLQVYTNADETFYYSVGYGMNEVKIYKADYSIYKQFTPTVPSGYNMFIDQYNNNFILSKSIFNTDSKLEIIITFEKYNPATSEREYIIKIYNEDGNIIHEFGPNYKFSDEYDINIYHDNISNINKLRLFNQNTNSTEIYVLPTTLLSAKEIQSKAKLSAFPNPANKILNIINPGKGSNTIEIYDGAGKIILTQHFNMSDSRISINVENLPVGTYFYQIGVMRSKFIKN; encoded by the coding sequence ATGAAAAAATTAACGTTATCAGCGGCAATGACGATTACAGGATTGATGTTTGGGCAAATCACACTAGACAAAAATTTTGTTTCTGAAAATCTGCAAGTTTACACCAATGCTGATGAAACATTTTATTATTCGGTAGGATACGGTATGAATGAGGTAAAAATTTATAAAGCAGATTACTCTATTTACAAACAGTTTACTCCAACTGTGCCAAGTGGGTATAACATGTTTATAGATCAGTACAATAATAATTTTATATTATCTAAAAGTATTTTTAATACTGATAGTAAATTGGAAATCATTATCACATTTGAAAAATATAATCCTGCCACATCAGAAAGAGAATACATTATAAAAATTTACAATGAAGACGGAAATATAATACATGAGTTTGGTCCAAATTATAAATTCAGTGATGAATATGATATTAACATTTATCATGACAACATCAGCAATATCAATAAACTAAGATTATTCAACCAAAATACAAATTCAACTGAAATTTATGTTTTGCCAACAACTTTGCTTTCCGCAAAAGAAATTCAGTCAAAAGCCAAACTTTCCGCTTTTCCAAACCCTGCGAATAAGATTTTAAATATAATAAATCCCGGAAAAGGGTCCAATACAATAGAAATTTATGACGGTGCTGGAAAAATTATTTTAACTCAACATTTTAATATGTCAGACAGCAGAATTTCAATTAATGTTGAAAACCTTCCTGTCGGAACTTACTTTTATCAGATAGGTGTAATGCGGTCTAAATTTATTAAGAACTAG
- a CDS encoding SPFH domain-containing protein, with amino-acid sequence MEKILKPMSGYVTLVICLILFVAAVYFFISGVDQSITFVVLAMLCFLTSCFFLKGLMIIQPNHSRVLNFFGKYVGSVKENGLFFINPLYSSQKISLRSENLQGQTLKVNDKMGNPIEIAVVIVWKVGDTYKAAFDVERYSDFVKMQSEAAVRHLAMSFPYDNLEDDHAPITLREGGDKINSILEQELTDRLSKAGIVIQEARISHLAYASEIAGAMLQRQQATAIVAARTKIVEGAVGMVDLALKKLSEDNIVELDDERKAAMVSNLMVVLCGEKAATPILNAGTLYN; translated from the coding sequence ATGGAAAAAATCTTAAAACCTATGTCCGGTTATGTGACATTAGTGATTTGTCTCATCTTGTTTGTAGCTGCTGTTTATTTCTTCATAAGCGGAGTAGATCAAAGTATTACTTTCGTCGTTTTAGCAATGCTTTGCTTTCTTACCTCATGTTTTTTCCTGAAGGGATTAATGATTATTCAGCCTAACCACTCCAGAGTACTGAACTTCTTTGGGAAATATGTAGGAAGTGTAAAAGAGAACGGTTTGTTCTTTATCAACCCTTTGTATTCATCACAGAAAATATCTTTACGTTCCGAGAACCTGCAGGGCCAGACTTTGAAAGTAAATGACAAAATGGGAAATCCTATTGAAATTGCAGTGGTCATTGTATGGAAAGTAGGAGATACGTATAAGGCCGCTTTTGATGTGGAACGTTATTCTGACTTTGTGAAAATGCAGAGTGAAGCAGCAGTGCGTCATCTGGCTATGAGCTTTCCTTATGATAACCTAGAAGATGACCATGCTCCGATCACTCTGAGAGAAGGAGGAGATAAAATCAACTCTATTTTGGAGCAGGAGCTTACAGACCGTCTTTCAAAAGCCGGAATTGTGATTCAGGAAGCCCGAATTTCTCATTTGGCCTATGCATCAGAAATTGCAGGAGCTATGCTTCAGAGACAGCAGGCGACAGCCATTGTTGCAGCAAGAACAAAGATCGTAGAAGGAGCCGTGGGAATGGTAGACCTTGCCTTGAAAAAACTTTCCGAAGATAATATCGTTGAGCTTGATGATGAAAGAAAAGCAGCAATGGTAAGCAATTTAATGGTTGTTTTGTGTGGTGAAAAAGCGGCAACTCCAATATTAAATGCAGGAACACTTTATAACTAA
- a CDS encoding Arc family DNA binding domain-containing protein, whose translation MKSEKAQSSSESKGKKSFVIRIDESTYKLLEKWAGDEFRSVNGQIEYLLHESLINSGRKKKEN comes from the coding sequence ATGAAATCAGAAAAAGCTCAAAGCTCTTCAGAAAGCAAAGGCAAAAAATCCTTTGTAATAAGAATAGATGAGTCGACGTACAAACTACTTGAAAAATGGGCAGGTGATGAATTCAGAAGTGTGAATGGACAGATTGAATATCTGCTGCATGAGAGCCTCATCAATTCAGGGAGAAAGAAAAAAGAGAATTAG